Proteins encoded within one genomic window of Cydia pomonella isolate Wapato2018A chromosome 12, ilCydPomo1, whole genome shotgun sequence:
- the LOC133523809 gene encoding mitochondrial cardiolipin hydrolase-like, translating into MDWKSVKIILASTATAIVASQIAKKVYSYFSDAGKCSQEEINDETCNDTLTKNREINDVILFSDDVVRHTIRVTPNKEITMCESRELNCFKLIKYIKSARETLDVCMYLITSSQIAEQIIRLGQKHVLVRIIVDSDMANTPPSQIKKLKEYSFIQVQTNKKSILMHHKFCIIDGPKAVKRKNILKMYAEKLNVHAQFKALNEKKLHKTRPVKGFVMSGSLNWSTQAMVSNHESVIVTSQQNIVGKFEKEFESLWVEDEPALLTTS; encoded by the exons ATGGACTGGAAAAGTGTTAAGATTATTTTGGCGTCTACGGCCACTGCAATCGTCGCCTcccaaatagcaaaaaaagtgTACAGCTATTTTTCCGACGCAGGAAAATGCTCTCAAGAAGAGATTAATGACGAGACATGCAATGACACTTTAActaaaaatcgtgaaataaaTGATGTGATTTTATTCTCGGACGACGTCGTTCGCCACACTATTCGAGTGACACCGAACAAAGAAATAACAATGTGTGAGAGTAGAGAGCTCAATTGTTTTAAGCtcataaaatacataaagtCAGCACGTGAAACATTGGACGTTTGTATGTACTTAATAACAAGCAGTCAAATAGCTGAGCAAATCATTCGGCTAGGACAAAAGCACGTGCTGGTTAGGATAATCGTCGACAGTGACATGGCGAACACACCACCTTCGCAAATAAAAAAGCTTAAAGAATACA gtTTTATTCAAGTGCAGACcaataaaaaatcaattttaatgcATCACAAGTTCTGCATCATTGACGGACCTAAAGCCGTTAAAAGgaagaatattttaaaaatgtacgcGGAAAAGCTAAACGTGCATGCTCAGTTTAAAGCATTGAACGAGAAAAAGCTGCATAAAACCAGACCTGTCAAGGGCTTTGTGATGTCAGGTTCCCTGAATTGGTCCACCCAAGCCATGGTCTCAAACCATGAAAGTGTGATTGTTACATCCCAACAGAACATCGTTGGTAAATTCGAAAAAGAGTTCGAAAGTTTATGGGTGGAAGATGAGCCG GCACTCCTTACGACCTCGTGa